The Malassezia restricta chromosome VI, complete sequence genome segment agcttggacgcgccgcccgtcgcgCTGAGcttctcgagcagcagcggaTAGGCCATCGTAGCAAACGCCGGCGACGCCGCCAGACACGCCCGCAGCGCCCGCTTGAGGTCGTCGGGCGTGATGCCAAAAGGATCGTCCGGCGGCGGGCGGAACGAGATCGGAAAGTAGCAGAAGAGCACGTTGTACATCGCCTCCGCCTCGGTCGCCGGCAGCGGCCACGCGGTCAGAAACGCGCGGGCGACGCCAAAGAGGACGAGCAGGTTGCGCGGGTCCTTTTCGCCGcccacgagctgcgcgtAGCCACGCACAAACGCGCTGCCGTCCGCGCCGTCAGgcacgcgcatcgcacgcagcgcgcccaGGTGGCGCTCGACCAGCGTGCGGACGACGTCGTACACGAGAAAGCGCAGGGGCTGCGGATACTTGCGCAGATCGAGGCCGaagagcgccgccgcgatcgtgcgcgcgtccgacgccatcgcgccagccggcgccggcagACCActcagcacacgcagcgctcgCACACACTCGACCAGCATGCCATCcgcctgcatcgcacgATCCTCCTCGGCCTGCAGAGACGCCCGCGGCGCACTCGCCGGCACAtgcggcgcctcgttcatgcgctgcgccatgctgtCGCCCACGATCACAGCATCCGACACTTTCGCACTGAAAAACTCACTCAGCGTCCGCACCGCCTGGCGCgacaggcgctgcggcgcccgtgccgccacATGCCCCGTCACGCGGCTCAAGAGCGTgatcgcacgcgctcgcacaGCATCCTCCTCCGACGTGAGTGGCACACCAAGCACCTTGACAACGTCCAgcatcgtgcacgcgcCCTCCGCCACAGCCTCACACACCGACGACGGCACAGCCACTTCCGCACCGCGGACGTAGGCGTCGCACGCGGCCTCCATGATGTGAGTGGAGGCACACGCGGCGCCTCTTCCTCTCCTCTgatggacgcggcgcagcatgcggcgctccGGTCCGAGATTGCGCAGCTGAGCGGCGCGATCGATCAGCAGCGCTCGCGCATTGCGCACCGCGGGtccgcgcgcgcgcgcggaCGCGGACGGCACCGCTCGCTCGTCCTCACGCATACCCCGACCGACCAGTGGGTCCATCGACGGACGAACAAGAGCCTGGCCCTCGTCAACTCGTCCGTGTACGAGCCGGAGCGGCCACGAGCGCCCGCGAACAGCGGTGAAgtgctcgtcgatggcgtccCGTTCGTGTTTGACGAGTCAGGCACCAAGCTCGTGAAACGGAGCACGCTCCCCACGACGccagccgcgccgcgccaggcgtCCGTGCATGGCGAGGCCTACGTGCGCACGAAACGCGGCCATCTCATCagcaaggcgctcgtcatggagcggcgcgctgcgcgtgcacagcacgagcgcacgcagcgcctcgccgccCTCGGCCAGCAAATCGGCCGCGCGCACCAGCAGCAACGGGCGATGCTGCgggccaaggcgccgcCCCCCCTCTGTACATACTATAcgcgcacaggcacatgccgacgcggcgccaagTGTCCCTttgtgcacgacgacgcacgcaaGGCCCTGTGCCCAGGCGCGCTCAAGGCATCCGGCTGCGTCTTGCCACCCAGCACCTGCCCGCTCTCTCATACGCCGAGCGCTCACAACGTGCCGCACTGCGTCCACTTCCTGCGGCACGGCTCGTGCAGAAACGGCGATCATTGCCCCTACACACACGCGTCGCTCGCACCCGATGCAGCGCGTTGCCACGCATTTGCCTACCTGGGATGGTGCGATCAgggcgccgcctgcgcgcacaggcacaccaAAGAGGCACCCGACACGcccgcgcgcgcgcccgccgcgccagcAAGTCCGTTGTTTGTGCGCGACGACTACGACGCACCGGACGAAGAGCGATCGCCGTCctttgccgagcaggaCGACTTTATCGAGCTGGGAGAGGACGTCTCCGACGTCTCTGACGACGAAGCGTCGGACGCGTCCGACCACACGGATCCGGCGGCAGGTGACGCCGCGGACGTCGCCGAGGTAGACGCCGCCTTGGGTATGTGGTAGTCGTATACACACGCCCCCGCATCTAGGGCTGTGGCGcggccttgcgcttcgaACGGGCCTGGCGCTgggcctcgagcgcgtcgcgcgccgcgcgcgagGGATACAGCCaaacgacgtcggcacCCCACCGCGGCTCCTCGGCCACCAGCGCATCTGGCCGAAACGCCTGTGCGCACTGCGGACACGCATGAGGCTGGATCAGCTCGCGCTTCGATTGGCCCGCCAAGCACGTCTCGCGCAGTCCCGTCTCACTCACGACGCAGCCACACGGCCACAGGCACACAAACTTGTGCTTGCCATTCAtcacgcgctgcgtgagcggGCACGCATACGGAAAGTAGTGAATGTCGCCCCGCTCGGCCTCCTGGACACGATTCGCATGGAGCGTGACCTGCCTCACATCCGCCTTAACGCTCTTcacgtgccgcgccacctCATGCTCCGACGCGGAGGCCGCCTTCTTCGCGCGCCGGATCATGTACTCGAGTAGCGCCTCCTTGTTGTACAACTGACCCAATCGATCGATCACCACCGGCGGCTGCAGTGGCTGACGCGACAGGCAGCACAGCGTCCAGCGCGAGTGCCGCGCCTCCTCATCATCTACGGCCGCCCTGACGCTCGTATCCTTCGTTCGCACAAGATCATCACGCCGCGCTATAGAGCCACCATCGTTTCCCTGTCGTCAGTCGACAGCACGCACCATGCTAGGACCTCGtccgccaccgacgcgGACGCGGCCTCCGACCCCTGGGGGCGAGTCACGTGGCATGAGCcgaagcggcgccgcgcctcgtctGGGGCGGCTCACGGAGCGCGACGACCATGTTCTTCCTCGTACGTTGGCGGCGCACTTATGTCCAGAAAAATCTCGATCAccgcatcgagctgcatCCGTCGTTCTTTGGTCCGTCCATGGTGGAGTTTCGTACGTGGCCCACAGCTGACCCAGTGAATCGCAAGCTCCGAGATGACGTGGAAGGGACCTGCTCCGGCAAATGCGTACGTGCCGCATGCTCACTTCCAGGGCTATGTCATCAAGGTCGTCTCGATCTTGGATGTCGGGCAAGGCAAGATCATGCCCGGCACGGGTCTCGCCGAGTTCCGCAGCAGGTACCAGGCCATTGTGCTCAAACCCGTACGTACCTGCCCGCTCACCGCAGTTCAACGGCGAAGTGATCGACGCCAAAATCACGAACGTCAACAAGATGGGATTCTTCGCCGAAGTCGGGCCGCTCAGCATATTTGTCTCATCTCATCTCCTACCTATCGACTATAAATTTCAGCCTGACGCGAATCCACCCGAATTCACCTCCCCCACAGACGTACGTGCGCCGGCCCTCACAGCAGAACCTCGTAAAaggacgacgcgtgcgtgtgcgcatcGTCGGTACGCGTGTGGACGCCAACGAAATTGTACGTGCCCGCCACTCACCCACGCAGTTCGCCATCGGCACCATGAAGGAAGACTACCTGGGCCCCTTTGACTAATCCCCCCCATAGGTCGGCTGGCGCGCTCGCGGGCGACGACGTAGTCTCAGATATACCCACGTGGGATGACTCAGCCATCCACTCACCCACCCCACCCGCGCTCGCCAGGGCGACGCCCGCCATGCTCCACGAGGCATGGGCATCCACACCGCCGCGGCCGGCCCCGTCCGAGTGGGGGGCAGGCAGCGATACGGATGGGAGCCCGCTGCCCACACCACCGCGTGTGAGTCATGTGTACGATCTCCATGATCACGAAGACACGCGTCCTTCGACGCCCCCTACGCTGCGTCGATATCGCGCCGACACGCCGAGTGACGCGACGTGTCGGCCATCGCGCCACCCACCGCCGCAGACGCCTATGGTCTCGTCATTCTCTCGCTCTATCGCGAGTCAGCGCAGCGTGGGACGAGATCTTCATAAGCTGCGCTCATCTGTCCGCACGGGATCCATGCATATaccagcacgacgcgtgcaGCGATACCaagacgacgaagacgtCATGCATGAAAACGACGAGCCACACCAGGGACTGTCGCACGACCGGCCGGAGGACCGGCCTGTCGAGCCGTCGGCGCCAGAGCAGGCGCCGATGCCCCCCGCCGCGCCTGTCCCcgaagacgaggcgcgcgcctttGACTATCTGCAGCTCAtgtgggacgaggcggagcgACAGCACCAAGCAGGCTTCGTGCCGTCGAATCCCCATCACCAAAAGTCCATGGCCAAAGAGACCACGTTCCGTGGATGCCGATTCATCAAGGTCCGCCGCGCAGGCGAAGGCGGCTTTTCTACCGTGTGGCAAGTGCATGGCCCTGTGGCGATCCCCGCCGCCGTGCCTGATGCAGAGCCGGACGCTGTGCGCATGGAGTCggtcgatgcgcggcagcagggCTACTTTGCGATGAAGCAGGTATCGCTCCGGCGCCTCGAACCCGAGTCACGAGACGAACTCGTCCAGGaagcgcagctgctcgagcagctcgcgcagaAACCCGGGCAC includes the following:
- a CDS encoding essential RNA-binding component of cleavage and polyadenylation factor; this encodes MDAAQHAALRSEIAQLSGAIDQQRSRIAHRGSARARGRGRHRSLVLTHTPTDQWVHRRTNKSLALVNSSVYEPERPRAPANSGEVLVDGVPFVFDESGTKLVKRSTLPTTPAAPRQASVHGEAYVRTKRGHLISKALVMERRAARAQHERTQRLAALGQQIGRAHQQQRAMLRAKAPPPLCTYYTRTGTCRRGAKCPFVHDDARKALCPGALKASGCVLPPSTCPLSHTPSAHNVPHCVHFLRHGSCRNGDHCPYTHASLAPDAARCHAFAYLGWCDQGAACAHRHTKEAPDTPARAPAAPASPLFVRDDYDAPDEERSPSFAEQDDFIELGEDVSDVSDDEASDASDHTDPAAGDAADVAEVDAALGMW
- a CDS encoding serine/threonine-protein kinase TTK/MPS1, with the protein product MLHEAWASTPPRPAPSEWGAGSDTDGSPLPTPPRVSHVYDLHDHEDTRPSTPPTLRRYRADTPSDATCRPSRHPPPQTPMVSSFSRSIASQRSVGRDLHKLRSSVRTGSMHIPARRVQRYQDDEDVMHENDEPHQGLSHDRPEDRPVEPSAPEQAPMPPAAPVPEDEARAFDYLQLMWDEAERQHQAGFVPSNPHHQKSMAKETTFRGCRFIKVRRAGEGGFSTVWQVHGPVAIPAAVPDAEPDAVRMESVDARQQGYFAMKQVSLRRLEPESRDELVQEAQLLEQLAQKPGHEQYILRYFGHRLNRDTLKILLELGDMDFSHILKAHAPLSRVQICEYWHQMLEAVHFIHEKGNLVHSDLKPANFLMAKGRLKLIDFGIAQKIPIGTIHISREAIIGTPNYMAPEAIKIAKAHGRRVYKAGKASDVWSLGCILYQMVYGRPPFDRLSGEKKLEAIMDPAHDIPFPPHRVLDDPTSEPVDAPMLEALTTSLRYDAQTRAHIPALLSSELFHHHLGETVTISRKTLRALVVRLQQHAIQGELTDTNAIQRADVLFDNLRRTAS
- a CDS encoding DUF602 domain protein — encoded protein: MIRRAKKAASASEHEVARHVKSVKADVRQVTLHANRVQEAERGDIHYFPYACPLTQRVMNGKHKFVCLWPCGCVVSETGLRETCLAGQSKRELIQPHACPQCAQAFRPDALVAEEPRWGADVVWLYPSRAARDALEAQRQARSKRKAAPQP
- a CDS encoding DNA-directed RNA polymerase II subunit RPB7 — its product is MFFLKNLDHRIELHPSFFGPSMVEFLNRKLRDDVEGTCSGKCGYVIKVVSILDVGQGKIMPGTGLAEFRSRYQAIVLKPFNGEVIDAKITNVNKMGFFAEVGPLSIFVSSHLLPIDYKFQPDANPPEFTSPTDNLVKGRRVRVRIVGTRVDANEIFAIGTMKEDYLGPFD